GAGTTTAACTTCTCAGTATGTCTGAATAATCTGTCTCCAAAGAAGGATCACAATGTAATCAACCATCTTTGACAGGAAAAACTCACCAAGCAGAAATATTGCCTCTCTACTTGTGAGAGTACTGTGCACCCCTGTGGCATGATATAGGTGAGAAGGTGACTCATTCTGGACAAACAAGTCATCAGTGGGATGAGTTGTGCTTCTGGGAGGCATCTTGTAAAAGCtttcctgtgttaaaaaatCCGTCGGAGTTTTTCCATGGAAATGAAGGGCCATGATTCAACTGTAGGTTCTTCTGGCAGTATTACAGACAGAAGTACTGATGATGCTAGCCAGCCAGCCACAAGCAGATGGCCGAGGTGGATgagtgttttcttgcttttaagtAGCTCATAAAGTGGAAAActagggtttaaaaaaaaaaaaaagtcaggaagaTCTCCTTCAAAGAAGAACAATTTGTTAGGGATTTTTCTTGTAGATCTTCCTCAAGCTGGCTCTTGGTGGAGGGCTACAAGAGATGCCGTTGTTTTCCATGGATCTCTACCTGTCTTGTGCTCAACAAGTAAAAGGTGTCTGCATACAAAATTCCTGTGTTGATTGCTTCCTATTTTTCAGGGCACAACAGAAAAGTAACTGTGAAACTGAATTCCCCCCCACCTGGTGGATTCCTGGGCTTTATTGCTAAATAATGGAGAGGGTGGAAGGGCTGGTTCCAGGCTAGAGCATTCAAATATATGGGCCCTACAATCTGGATTGCACCTGAGACACCGAGGTGGGAGAAGAGCTAGTGGTTTCTTGTCAGGAGGAAGCGTGTGGGTCCTGCTGGTTGAGTCAGTCCTAGTCCTCGACTTTGGAAGGAGACTGGGGCCGAGTCAGGCTGTGACACTGTTCAGCAGAGCCAGAAATTACATGTAGCAAACATAAGCCTGTTCTGCAGAGGTGTTCTGCAGTCTGCGCTTACTTTGCTTACTGATCCAGCTGCAGCATCTAAACAGCTGGTTGAACAACAGGCTTTAGCTACTGAAGATGGCAGGACTGCCTCTGTTGGCATCTGCAAGTGATAGAACGGACAtgcctgaattaaaaaataacttcatagTGACTTAATGACTTAATAGTTAGTAGTATCTTAATGACTTAATAGTAACTAGCCTGTTGCAGGTGAGCAAGGGTGGTTATCTTTGCCTGGAGAGAAGTGGGGCTTCCTACCTTCTAACCAGCATAGCTGCGGGCACAACTTGACATGGTGTGGGAGCAGAGTGCACAATAAACTGCCAAAGCTGATCTCTAAAGCTGGCAGGAGAAGGTGATCTGAATGTGCTGGGTTTGGATGGAGAAAAAAGCATCCTGATTGGGGCTTGGATTCTGCTGTGAATCATGTTGTCCATCTTTCTGTCCTCTCTCTGGCAGGTCTATAACCTGACTCAGGAGTTCTTCCAACGAGGTAAACCAGTCAATGCTGAGAGCCAGAATAGCGTGGGCGTCTTTACACGGGACGTAGTGCGCAAACGTGTCAAGGCCGATCCGGATGACACAGAGGCCGTCAAGAGGCTGAAACTAGCCATGATCCAGCAGTACCTTAAGGTGTGTGTGCAcatcattgttttgttttaaccaAGAACAGACAAATCGTGGACCTCAGACACCTGGCTAAGCCTTGACTATCACTGGGGAATTGCTTTCTATGGTCTCTTGCAGCTGgggtggtttgtgtttttattgACAACTTGTCCTTGTGAGACATGTCCAAAGACAGTGGGCTGCAAGAAATAATGCCTttactcttttttcttttttttttaaccttaaacTTCTAGCTGTCTAATTAGAAGGGGCTTTCCTACCTACAATTCCTGTTAAATTTTCTGGTATGACTTAATGTTTTCTTACCACCTGAAGCTAATCTATTGTCAGGTTCTTTTAGTAACATCTTGTCTTTTGCCTTACACCTGGGACCTAGTGATCCTAAGCGTCTTTTACCCACTTCTGCCTCTGTCCGTATCtcagagagcagaagaaatgTAACTTTGATGCTAGTAATCTGCTGAGAAAATCCCTAGAAAGCATTTTGAAGGTAAAGCCATAAATCAAAGGTAGATTGTATAAACCCATGTCCTAATCATCTTTCCTCACGGCTTCCATAGTTCTTTTTATCCCTCAACACCTTGGCCTAAATGAGATCTCTGTGGGATGAGGACTTTATTTGTGGAGCACTTGATGCAACATTAAGTGTAGCAGTCATTCCTATTGCACTTATAATGACTTAGTCTTCTGAAATGAGGCAGGGGTGGCAAGCAGCACTCTGTGATGAGGGTAAGTGTGTGGTATTCACTATTTACAGGTGAGAAGCTGAAACAAAGTGAAATAAAGATCCAAAGAGTCTCCTCACAGGGGATCTGTGCTAAAGCTGAGATTTGAACCTGGGTGTCCCAAATGCTGTTTTGATATTTTGGTGTCCTAACACCTAACAAAGCTTGTATCACAGGGCATCTCCACAGCTTCTATGTAAAATCTAGTTATTTATCGTGTTATCCATGTAACATCAGCCATGCAGACAATGTTAGTCATTTGATATAGGCCTGGTTTTCCTGGTGGTTACTTATGTTGTTGCTACAGGTTGCCACAGCCAGAGACTTTTTCTGCAAGTCTCCTAAATCCCTTCTCATGTGTAAATACCTGAGAACAACAAAGCTTCTGATACTTAAGACTATCAGACCAGAGTGGTTGCTGAGAGAGTGGGGATTAACTGGTGTATCAGGCAAAGTATAGTCTTGATAGttgcctgtttttcttcctggcatttttccttcttggtCGAAATAATTGAATAGCCATCACCATTGTTATCGTCACAATGTGGAGCGTCCTGTTGGAGTGTCCAGGCAGGATGAGCAGCCTGTTGCATGACCCAGGGAGCAGGGTTTGTATTGTGGGCCAGCAGAACTGACCCTGAGTCTGGGGATAGTTGCCCACTCAGCCGTCAGATGGGGTGGAACAACAGCAGTCTGAGAGGACAGGTCTTCTTCAAGACCTAGGTGCTGGCAACCTGGCCCAGCAGATGTGCCTGCTCAGTCTTCATTGGAGTCACTGGGCCATGACGAGGAAGGGGCAGCCACCTGTTTGTCAATACAGTCACGGGAGAAGCTTATGAACTATTTAGTACAACTTTCACTTGTTTGCCTGACATCTTAGCCCAGGACAGAGATTCCTACCCTGCAACAGAATGCTGCACAGGGAGAGCGCCTAGGCTTGCCAGGCTTCCAAACAGGGTCATTAAAGTGTGGAAATGCCTGGAAGATCGGCCAAAGGGTGAGGGAAGGAATTGTAATGttccttttgtaaaaaatgCTTAAGGAATTACAGAGTGCAAATCCTTGTGACTCTGGTGATTTGAAGGTTTTAAGATCATTGTGTCCCATGCATCAGTATTATCATTAGAAACTTAATCACAAGACAGGCCAAACATCCTGCCTTTGTTCTAGGGACTGTTGGAAGCTACGGCTATACCTAATACTCCTGCAAATGTTAACCAACAGGTCCTGAATCTAAAGCTTTCATAATCACATCAAATGAATCAAACACAAGTGCTTCATGTCTTGGCATTTCCCTTTTCTATCTCCAGTTCCTTCTATGTTGGGTTCTCTCACCTCTGGCACATTGTTGAATTGCTGATTGTTGTCTGTTTGACAGCATGTTGAaagctgcagacagcagaaatAGCTGCCAGAAGTTTTTCATGGGTCCTCATGGAAACATTTGTTAACGTTGCGAAGAGCATCTGATTAACATAGCTCCTGCTTCTGTTGTAGGAGCACCAAGCAGCCAGTGCCTGACCAGTGAAGTGGGTTTTAAATGATAGAAAAGTCAGAACTGTGACCCAGAATcatgcagaagcaaagacaTCAACTCTGAACTCTGGATGATGCAACCATGGCCGATGCAACCAAAGCTGATGCCACTTGTTACTatgacaaaatgttttctctggttGGAAGGCAGGCTAAGGACTGATTTTGTCAGAACTATGGCCAAACACTTCTTACTAGCAAAAATAACGTGGTTTAAGAGTGGGACTCAGGACTCCAGCTTGCGCAGCTTCTTTGTGCCCTTGcaatgctgtgctgtgccaaaATGAGTTCCTCTGTGGCAAtgttgcttttgtgtttcttttccttaggTAGAGAGTTGCGagagcagctcccacagcatGGATGAAGTCTCGCTCAGTGAATTTGGGGAATGGACCGAAATCCCTGGGGCTCATCACATCATTCCTTGCGGTTTCATTAAAATCGTGGAGATTCTGGCCCGCTCCATTCCTGAGTCTGTCATTCAGCTCCGCAAGCCAGTCAAGTGCATCCACTGGAACCAGTCAGTCAGCAAGGAGATTGAAAGGGTGGCTGACCACAACAGTGACCTCCCCGAGGAGGACAAGGGCTCTGATGTCTTTGTAGAGTGTGAGGACTGTGAGTTCATCCCAGCAGACCATGTCATTGTGACTGTGTCCCTGGGAGTCTTGAAGAAACGCCACGAGAGCCTGTTTCATCCCCGCTTGCCCGAGGAGAAGGTGATGGCCATTGAGAAACTAGGCATCAATACGACTGACAAGATTTTCCTGGAGTTTGAAGAGCCTTTCTGGAGCTCCGAATGCAACAGCATCCAGTTTGTCTGGGAAGATGAGGCAGAGAGTGAGAGCTTGACTTATCCTGAGGAGCTGTGGTACAAGAAGATTTGCAGCTTTGATGTGCTGTACCCACCAGAGAGGTATGGCCATGTCCTGAGTGGCTGGATCTGTGGAGAAGAGGCTTTGATTATGGAGAAGTGTGATGATGAAACTGTGGCAGAAACCTGCACTGAAATGCTACGTAAATTTACAGGTCAGCTATGCTCTGGTTTCTTTGAgtagggaagagagagagagtggggctggggtgttGAATAACCGCTAGGAAGGAAATGCActaaagtaatttttagttTGGCATGTTATGTCCCTTTGAA
This genomic interval from Falco peregrinus isolate bFalPer1 chromosome 2, bFalPer1.pri, whole genome shotgun sequence contains the following:
- the SMOX gene encoding spermine oxidase; this translates as MQSCEISADSTDDPLSSGLRRKRQPRIVVIGAGLAGLSAAKALLESGFTDVTILEATDRIGGRVQSVKLGHATFELGATWIHGSHGNPVYHLAEDNGLLEETTDGERSVGRISLYSKNGVAYHLTNNGQRIPKDVVEEFSDLYNEVYNLTQEFFQRGKPVNAESQNSVGVFTRDVVRKRVKADPDDTEAVKRLKLAMIQQYLKVESCESSSHSMDEVSLSEFGEWTEIPGAHHIIPCGFIKIVEILARSIPESVIQLRKPVKCIHWNQSVSKEIERVADHNSDLPEEDKGSDVFVECEDCEFIPADHVIVTVSLGVLKKRHESLFHPRLPEEKVMAIEKLGINTTDKIFLEFEEPFWSSECNSIQFVWEDEAESESLTYPEELWYKKICSFDVLYPPERYGHVLSGWICGEEALIMEKCDDETVAETCTEMLRKFTGNPNIPKPRRILRSSWGSNPNFRGSYSYTQVGSSGADVEKLAKPLPYTESSKTTPMQVMFSGEATHRKYYSTTHGAVLSGQREAAHLIEMYQDLLQCQS